A part of Prevotella melaninogenica genomic DNA contains:
- a CDS encoding 1-acyl-sn-glycerol-3-phosphate acyltransferase codes for MLQAISKWLLYKFMGWKKDVRFTLPDKAIICLAPHTSNYDFIIGQLYVRAEQQKSNFLMKKEWFFWPLGAIFRKLGGIPVWRDKKTSMTDRLAEYAMKADKFQLCITPEGTRSLNPDWKKGFYYIALKAQLPIFLFGLDYERKLIECSKVITPSGDVEKDMKEIKLYYKDFKGKHPELFTIGKLNE; via the coding sequence ATGTTACAGGCTATATCTAAGTGGCTTCTTTATAAATTTATGGGGTGGAAGAAAGATGTTAGGTTTACCTTACCTGACAAAGCTATCATTTGTCTTGCACCTCATACAAGTAATTATGATTTCATAATAGGACAACTTTATGTTAGGGCTGAACAACAGAAAAGTAACTTCTTGATGAAAAAGGAATGGTTTTTCTGGCCGCTTGGTGCTATCTTTCGTAAACTTGGTGGTATCCCTGTATGGCGTGATAAGAAGACGAGTATGACTGACAGATTAGCCGAATATGCAATGAAGGCTGACAAGTTTCAACTCTGTATTACTCCTGAAGGAACCCGGAGTTTAAACCCTGACTGGAAGAAAGGTTTTTACTATATAGCGTTAAAAGCACAACTGCCTATCTTTCTCTTTGGTTTAGATTATGAAAGGAAGCTCATTGAGTGCTCAAAAGTGATAACACCATCAGGTGACGTAGAAAAGGATATGAAGGAAATCAAATTGTATTACAAAGACTTTAAGGGTAAACATCCTGAATTGTTTACGATTGGAAAATTAAACGAATAA